In the genome of Acetobacter oryzifermentans, one region contains:
- the xdhA gene encoding xanthine dehydrogenase small subunit produces MRHHIRFYLGQTLHEVSDLSPTHTVLDWLRDQKSQTGTKEGCNEGDCGACTVMVVRLENGQLTWRSVNACIQFLWMLDGAQLFTVEYLQNPDGSLHPVQQAMVDLHGSQCGFCTPGFVMSMVAYVQNGGGDDPKAINTALAGNLCRCTGYAPIIRAMQQARHTMQQQGNRFDKEKQDIILRLSALQDGSSVDIQNTQGRITLPANSDALAAVYRENPTATLVAGATDVGLWVTKHLQDLPHVVSVKSAKDLHKLEQRDGGLWIGASVTYTQALPALATHLPDALETIKRIGSTQVRNAATVCGNIGNASPIGDGPPLFIAAGAVLHLRQGNTRRQIPLENYFLEYGKQDRRPAEFIEGVFIPDQSAQTVMRAYKVSKRFDQDISAIMAAFALCVDTDGHITEARLAFGGMAGIPCRAKKAEKALVGQKWDIVALEAARTAILDDFTPLTDMRSSAWYRSTVSANLLTRFFEETAPQGSSQPICLEGWREISHA; encoded by the coding sequence ATGCGACACCATATAAGGTTTTATCTGGGTCAGACCTTGCACGAAGTGTCTGATCTTTCTCCCACTCACACAGTATTGGACTGGCTGCGTGACCAGAAAAGCCAAACTGGCACCAAGGAAGGGTGTAATGAGGGCGATTGCGGTGCCTGCACGGTTATGGTTGTGCGCCTTGAAAACGGCCAGCTCACATGGCGCAGCGTAAATGCCTGCATCCAGTTTTTATGGATGTTGGATGGCGCACAGCTTTTTACAGTTGAGTATTTGCAAAACCCGGATGGCTCCCTGCACCCCGTGCAACAGGCTATGGTGGACTTGCATGGGTCTCAATGCGGGTTTTGTACACCGGGCTTTGTGATGTCCATGGTGGCTTATGTACAAAATGGCGGGGGAGATGATCCTAAAGCCATCAACACAGCCCTTGCGGGCAATTTATGCCGTTGCACCGGCTATGCACCTATTATACGCGCCATGCAGCAGGCACGCCACACCATGCAGCAACAGGGCAACCGTTTTGATAAGGAAAAACAAGACATCATTCTGCGCCTTTCTGCCTTACAGGATGGCAGCAGTGTAGATATTCAAAACACCCAAGGCCGCATCACTTTGCCAGCCAATTCCGATGCGCTTGCAGCCGTTTATCGGGAAAACCCTACAGCCACTCTGGTTGCTGGCGCCACAGATGTTGGCTTGTGGGTGACCAAGCATTTGCAAGACCTGCCACATGTTGTTTCCGTAAAATCCGCCAAGGATCTGCATAAACTAGAACAACGTGATGGTGGTTTGTGGATAGGTGCGTCCGTAACATACACGCAGGCCCTTCCTGCCTTGGCAACCCATCTGCCCGATGCACTGGAAACCATAAAACGTATTGGTTCCACGCAGGTAAGAAACGCTGCCACTGTTTGCGGCAATATAGGCAATGCCTCACCCATTGGGGATGGGCCACCATTGTTTATAGCTGCCGGAGCCGTGCTGCATTTACGGCAAGGCAATACACGACGGCAGATTCCGCTTGAAAACTATTTTCTGGAATACGGAAAACAGGATCGCCGTCCAGCCGAATTCATAGAAGGCGTGTTTATACCAGATCAATCTGCTCAAACTGTTATGCGGGCCTATAAGGTTTCCAAACGGTTTGATCAGGACATTTCTGCAATTATGGCAGCCTTTGCGCTTTGTGTAGATACGGATGGCCACATTACAGAGGCTCGTCTGGCTTTTGGCGGAATGGCGGGCATTCCCTGCCGCGCCAAGAAAGCGGAAAAGGCTTTGGTCGGCCAGAAGTGGGATATTGTAGCGTTGGAAGCTGCTCGCACGGCCATATTGGATGATTTTACACCCTTAACGGATATGCGCAGCAGTGCGTGGTATCGCTCTACAGTATCCGCCAACCTGTTAACGCGCTTTTTTGAAGAAACAGCACCACAAGGAAGCAGTCAACCTATCTGCCTGGAAGGTTGGAGAGAAATTTCCCATGCTTAA
- a CDS encoding nucleobase:cation symporter-2 family protein, giving the protein MKAARNVPQAVHPVDEFLPFWQLGVYGLQHVLTFYAASVIVPILLASALGLSHDALEHLIEADLFTCGIASLIQAVGIGPLGVKLPLLQGVTFVSVTPMIAIGMAAGGGIEGLHQIFGAVIVAGIFSYFMAPFFSRLIRFFPPVVTGSVILVIGLALLPVAANDIVNGQGTGTMQNPVSMRNVAYGLGTLLCILAVQRFFKGFLGTIAVLVGLIMGTLVAWILGDAHFGDVSSAPLLTIVRPLYFGMPSFHIVPILSLIIVMMISMLETTGDVFATGAIVDKKITPRDITRAIRADGAATMLGGIFNSFPYTCFAENVGLVRLTGVKSRWVVAAAALIMMIMGCLPKLAVLMACVPLPVLGGAALAMFAAVAVVGIQTLAQVDFDNQNNGIIVGTSVGLGMLATAQPHIADHFPAWAQIIFGSGITLGAMSAIILHLIFNHGTHGAVVEEKEAAPQPATTHPEMWKNVVVISEDKLGPRRPKSCSR; this is encoded by the coding sequence ATGAAAGCTGCCAGAAACGTTCCGCAAGCGGTTCATCCTGTAGATGAATTCCTGCCTTTCTGGCAGTTGGGTGTTTATGGATTGCAGCACGTGCTCACATTTTATGCTGCATCTGTAATTGTACCTATTCTGCTTGCCAGTGCTCTTGGGCTTTCGCACGATGCCTTGGAACACCTTATTGAAGCCGATCTTTTCACCTGCGGCATTGCCTCGCTTATTCAGGCCGTGGGTATTGGGCCTCTGGGTGTCAAACTTCCTCTGTTACAAGGGGTTACGTTTGTTTCCGTTACCCCCATGATCGCCATTGGCATGGCTGCCGGGGGTGGCATTGAAGGGCTGCATCAGATTTTTGGTGCTGTTATTGTTGCGGGTATTTTTTCCTATTTTATGGCGCCATTTTTCTCACGATTGATCCGTTTTTTTCCGCCTGTTGTCACCGGGTCTGTCATTCTGGTTATTGGGTTGGCTCTGTTGCCTGTGGCGGCCAATGATATTGTTAATGGCCAAGGCACGGGCACCATGCAAAACCCTGTCAGCATGCGTAATGTGGCGTATGGCTTGGGCACGCTGCTGTGCATTCTGGCTGTTCAACGTTTCTTCAAGGGTTTTCTGGGCACCATTGCTGTGCTGGTTGGCCTGATTATGGGCACGCTGGTTGCATGGATTTTGGGAGATGCACATTTTGGAGATGTGTCATCCGCACCACTCTTAACCATTGTGCGCCCGCTATATTTTGGCATGCCCAGTTTTCATATCGTACCCATTCTTTCCCTGATTATCGTAATGATGATTTCCATGCTGGAAACAACGGGAGATGTGTTTGCCACTGGTGCTATTGTGGACAAAAAGATCACTCCGCGTGATATCACTCGCGCCATTCGGGCAGATGGGGCCGCTACAATGCTGGGGGGTATTTTCAATTCCTTTCCCTACACCTGCTTTGCTGAAAACGTGGGCCTGGTGCGGCTTACAGGCGTAAAAAGCCGGTGGGTTGTGGCTGCCGCAGCCCTTATCATGATGATTATGGGCTGCTTGCCTAAACTGGCCGTGCTTATGGCCTGCGTGCCGCTGCCTGTTCTGGGGGGCGCAGCTTTGGCCATGTTTGCAGCAGTTGCCGTGGTGGGTATCCAAACCTTGGCGCAGGTGGATTTTGATAACCAAAACAACGGCATTATTGTTGGCACCAGCGTTGGCTTGGGCATGCTTGCTACAGCACAGCCCCACATTGCAGATCACTTTCCCGCATGGGCTCAGATCATCTTTGGCAGTGGCATCACGCTTGGGGCCATGTCCGCCATTATCCTGCATTTAATCTTCAACCACGGCACGCATGGCGCTGTTGTGGAAGAAAAAGAAGCCGCCCCACAACCAGCCACCACCCACCCAGAAATGTGGAAGAACGTTGTTGTGATATCAGAAGATAAGCTTGGGCCACGTCGCCCAAAATCCTGTTCCAGATAA
- a CDS encoding DUF4089 domain-containing protein, whose translation MTAPSSNQENLVRARAAAIGLDLSPSCLPGVISNSALLAHYAKLVEQHTLPDTCEPAYEYIP comes from the coding sequence ATGACCGCCCCTTCCTCTAATCAGGAAAATCTTGTTCGCGCACGCGCTGCAGCCATAGGGCTTGATCTTTCTCCCTCATGCTTACCGGGAGTGATAAGCAATTCCGCCCTTTTGGCGCACTATGCCAAACTGGTTGAACAGCACACCCTGCCCGATACGTGTGAACCAGCATACGAGTACATTCCATGA
- the xdhC gene encoding xanthine dehydrogenase accessory protein XdhC, with translation MREVARVLQHWHHHPEQLILVRVIEAKGSTPRETGAFMLVGTSFLAGTVGGGALEHECVLQARQMLCQHEKLREHEFILGGQNTNQCCGGWARVRLERVTPDIVRELENNIQQERKLRPVLLMFGAGHVGRALAYALAPLPLKLTWVDPRAQEFGNVPAGVETCITDQWEPILHATPAKSGVLVLTPSHTLDALIIESALLRNDLSYIGLIGSATKRRRFEHSFRQLGMEEERLQSLICPIGERGIRDKRPEVIAALVAAEVVEHVLHPAQ, from the coding sequence ATGCGAGAGGTTGCAAGGGTTCTCCAACACTGGCACCACCATCCAGAACAGCTCATTCTTGTGCGCGTTATAGAAGCCAAAGGTTCTACCCCGCGGGAGACAGGTGCTTTTATGCTGGTCGGCACCTCTTTTCTGGCCGGAACAGTGGGGGGCGGCGCGTTAGAACATGAATGCGTATTACAGGCGCGCCAAATGCTGTGCCAACATGAAAAGCTGCGTGAGCATGAATTTATTCTGGGTGGGCAAAATACCAACCAATGCTGCGGAGGTTGGGCCCGTGTGCGGTTAGAGCGTGTAACGCCAGACATTGTGCGGGAGCTGGAAAACAACATACAGCAAGAGCGGAAATTACGCCCAGTTTTACTTATGTTTGGGGCTGGCCATGTGGGCCGCGCCTTGGCTTATGCGTTGGCACCATTACCTTTGAAGTTAACATGGGTGGACCCCAGAGCGCAGGAGTTTGGCAATGTTCCCGCTGGTGTAGAAACATGCATAACAGACCAATGGGAGCCAATATTGCACGCCACACCGGCTAAATCCGGCGTGCTGGTGCTTACCCCCAGCCACACGTTGGATGCGCTGATTATAGAATCTGCTCTTTTGCGGAATGATCTGTCTTATATAGGACTTATTGGCTCTGCCACCAAACGCAGACGGTTTGAACACAGCTTCCGCCAGCTTGGCATGGAAGAAGAGCGTTTACAGTCCCTCATCTGCCCCATAGGAGAGCGCGGTATCAGGGATAAACGGCCAGAAGTTATTGCAGCCCTTGTAGCGGCGGAAGTGGTGGAGCATGTGCTCCACCCAGCCCAATAA
- the hpxZ gene encoding oxalurate catabolism protein HpxZ gives MELNNPETLRQVEACSDRYERALAENDVEVLDDLFWNGPEVVRYGVGENLYGAEEVAAFRRSRKGGSPPRRNLRRTITAIGTESAVVSLEFQREGSDRTGRQMQTWIRTDNGWKILAAHVSLMAARPETESPAL, from the coding sequence ATGGAACTAAATAATCCAGAAACACTCCGGCAGGTTGAAGCATGTTCAGACCGTTACGAACGTGCTCTGGCCGAAAATGATGTGGAAGTTCTGGATGATCTGTTCTGGAATGGCCCGGAAGTGGTGCGCTATGGCGTGGGAGAAAACCTGTATGGAGCGGAAGAAGTAGCAGCTTTTCGCCGCTCCAGAAAAGGAGGAAGTCCCCCACGCCGTAACTTGCGGCGCACCATTACCGCTATTGGCACTGAAAGCGCTGTTGTCAGTCTGGAGTTTCAGCGTGAAGGCTCAGACCGAACCGGTCGGCAAATGCAAACATGGATCCGGACAGACAATGGATGGAAAATTCTGGCAGCACATGTCTCGCTCATGGCAGCTCGCCCAGAAACCGAAAGCCCTGCTTTATAA
- the xdhB gene encoding xanthine dehydrogenase molybdopterin binding subunit has protein sequence MLKNHKSEQKIVPGGATQSLKHESGRLHVSGKATYIDDIPTPANVVHVVPGLSTKAHARIVSIDLEHVKNFPGVLYVLTAQDVLGENQISPVGAGDEPLLAKDEVFYYGQPIFAVVAETRLAARKAARLAKIVYEDLPAVLSIEEARQKGGSMVCRPLEMVRGNAANALEKAPKRLSGRITVGGQEQFYLEGQAALATPGEEGEIRICSSTQHPTETQHMVAHVLNRPSNLVTVEVRRMGGGFGGKETQANAPACLAALAAEITQRPAKCRLDRDDDMIMTGKRHDFVIDYDVGFDAQGHIQGVDMLLAARCGWSADLSGPVTDRALFHADNSYYYPDVRLRSEPFRTNTQSNTAFRGFGGPQGIAAAERVVEEIAFATGLDPLDVRLRNTYGTQDRNITPYFMTVEDSISREIMEQLAEECDYRKRRKKIHAFNHTSKYIRRGIALTPVKFGISFTATHFNQAGALVHVYTDGSVQVNHGGTEMGQGLHTKMVQIAMREFGLPENRVRITATTTGKVPNTSATAASSGADLNGMAVLDAISKIKGRLISFAATHWQVPESAVHFGSNGVQVGESCIPFVDVVKAAYMARVSLSSSGFYKTPKISWDPKTGRGHPFYYFAYGAACAEVAVDLLTGENRMERVDILHDAGQSLNPVLDIGQIEGGFIQGAGWLTMEELVWDQTGRLRTHAPSTYKIPACSDRPPIFNVKLLENSPNREETIFRSKAVGEPPFVHGLAVLHAISDAIASIADYRICPQLDAPATPEQILRAVERLKNQKEISHE, from the coding sequence ATGCTTAAAAACCATAAAAGCGAGCAGAAAATTGTTCCCGGTGGGGCAACGCAAAGCCTGAAGCATGAAAGTGGGCGGCTGCACGTTTCCGGCAAGGCAACGTATATTGATGATATTCCGACCCCCGCAAATGTTGTGCATGTGGTGCCCGGTTTAAGCACCAAGGCACATGCACGCATTGTTTCTATAGATCTGGAACACGTTAAAAATTTTCCGGGCGTTTTATACGTTCTGACGGCCCAAGATGTGTTGGGGGAAAACCAGATCAGCCCTGTAGGCGCGGGGGACGAACCTCTTTTGGCCAAAGATGAGGTTTTCTATTACGGGCAGCCCATTTTTGCCGTCGTGGCCGAAACACGCCTGGCCGCCCGCAAAGCTGCGCGTCTGGCAAAAATTGTTTATGAGGATCTGCCTGCCGTTCTCTCCATTGAAGAAGCCCGCCAAAAAGGCGGTTCTATGGTGTGCCGTCCGTTAGAAATGGTGCGCGGCAATGCAGCAAATGCCTTGGAAAAAGCTCCTAAACGGCTTTCCGGGCGCATTACGGTTGGGGGGCAGGAGCAGTTTTATCTGGAAGGCCAAGCCGCACTGGCTACGCCGGGCGAAGAGGGAGAGATACGCATATGCTCCTCTACACAACACCCCACAGAAACCCAGCACATGGTGGCACACGTTCTTAACCGCCCCAGCAATTTGGTAACCGTAGAAGTGCGCCGCATGGGCGGTGGCTTTGGGGGGAAGGAAACACAGGCAAACGCTCCAGCCTGTCTGGCTGCTCTGGCCGCGGAAATCACCCAACGTCCCGCTAAATGCCGTCTTGACCGTGATGATGATATGATCATGACAGGCAAGCGGCATGACTTTGTCATTGATTATGATGTCGGCTTTGATGCGCAAGGGCATATTCAGGGTGTTGATATGCTGCTGGCCGCACGGTGCGGATGGTCTGCTGATCTATCTGGCCCTGTCACGGACAGAGCATTGTTTCATGCAGATAATTCCTATTATTACCCGGATGTAAGGCTGCGGTCAGAACCATTTCGTACCAATACCCAATCCAACACGGCATTCCGAGGCTTTGGTGGGCCGCAAGGCATTGCCGCGGCTGAACGTGTTGTGGAGGAAATTGCTTTTGCCACAGGGCTAGACCCGCTGGATGTGCGTTTGCGCAACACATACGGCACGCAAGATAGGAACATCACACCGTATTTCATGACCGTGGAAGATTCCATTTCCCGCGAAATCATGGAACAATTGGCCGAGGAGTGTGATTACCGCAAACGCCGTAAGAAAATTCACGCCTTTAACCACACCAGCAAATACATTCGCCGGGGCATAGCACTTACACCTGTTAAATTTGGTATTTCCTTTACCGCCACGCATTTCAATCAGGCAGGCGCTCTGGTGCATGTCTATACCGATGGCTCCGTACAAGTGAACCACGGCGGTACAGAAATGGGGCAGGGATTGCATACCAAAATGGTGCAAATTGCCATGCGGGAATTTGGCCTACCCGAAAACCGCGTGCGCATTACCGCCACAACCACAGGCAAGGTGCCCAATACGTCTGCCACAGCGGCATCTAGCGGAGCGGATCTGAATGGCATGGCTGTTCTGGACGCTATCAGCAAGATCAAAGGTCGGCTTATCAGCTTTGCTGCCACACACTGGCAGGTGCCAGAAAGTGCTGTGCACTTTGGAAGCAACGGCGTACAAGTAGGGGAAAGCTGCATTCCGTTTGTGGATGTGGTGAAAGCCGCCTACATGGCCCGTGTTTCGCTCTCCTCATCCGGGTTTTACAAAACACCCAAAATTTCGTGGGACCCGAAAACAGGCCGTGGCCACCCATTTTACTATTTTGCCTATGGTGCCGCATGTGCGGAAGTTGCGGTTGACCTGCTAACTGGTGAAAACCGTATGGAACGCGTAGATATTCTGCACGATGCGGGGCAATCTCTAAACCCGGTTCTGGATATTGGCCAGATAGAAGGGGGCTTTATCCAAGGGGCAGGGTGGCTGACAATGGAAGAGCTGGTATGGGATCAAACGGGTCGGCTGCGCACGCACGCTCCCAGCACCTATAAAATTCCAGCTTGTTCAGACAGACCCCCGATTTTTAATGTGAAATTGCTAGAGAATTCCCCGAACCGGGAAGAAACCATCTTCCGTTCCAAAGCTGTGGGGGAACCCCCTTTTGTGCATGGGCTGGCTGTATTGCATGCCATATCAGACGCCATAGCGAGCATTGCGGATTACCGTATCTGCCCTCAGCTAGATGCGCCTGCCACGCCAGAACAGATTTTACGCGCAGTAGAACGGCTTAAAAACCAAAAGGAAATATCTCACGAATAG
- a CDS encoding pyridoxal-phosphate-dependent aminotransferase family protein: MEQTRMIPPMFKQIDPPQRFLMGPGPINAHPRVLRAMSADMLGQFDPEMTEYMNETMALYRQVFMTQNQWTFLVDGTARAGIEAALVSLVEPGAKILIVRAGRFGLLLSEIAERVGAEICTLDLPWGEVASLAQIEVALQEHKPQVLACIHGDTSTTMAQPLDGVGALCKKYNVLSYADVTATLGGVPVCTDRWGIDVVSGGLQKCMGGPPGSAPITISDRAAEHIMTRRHVEAGIRNASLTDGQRPRIPSNYFDLAMVMDYWSEKRLNHHTEATTMLYGAREAACIVLEEGLENRFARHKMASTALIAGLRAMGLTIFGDDAYRMANVTGVWIPASVDGDKVRLRMREDFGIEIGTAFGPLTGKIWRIGTMGYNAVKHKVLLTLGALEAALAAEGFKPPRGAAVDAALASWP, from the coding sequence ATGGAGCAAACCCGTATGATTCCACCAATGTTTAAGCAGATAGATCCGCCCCAACGGTTTCTGATGGGCCCCGGCCCTATTAATGCGCACCCTCGTGTTTTGCGTGCCATGTCTGCCGATATGCTGGGGCAGTTTGACCCAGAAATGACAGAATACATGAATGAAACCATGGCGCTGTACCGCCAGGTATTCATGACACAGAACCAATGGACATTTCTGGTAGATGGTACGGCCCGCGCCGGGATTGAGGCAGCCCTTGTTTCCTTGGTGGAACCGGGTGCAAAAATTCTTATTGTGCGTGCCGGGCGCTTTGGCTTGCTGCTTTCTGAAATTGCCGAACGGGTTGGAGCAGAAATCTGCACGCTGGATCTGCCGTGGGGTGAAGTAGCCTCGCTGGCGCAGATAGAAGTAGCATTGCAGGAACATAAGCCACAGGTTTTGGCCTGTATTCATGGTGATACCTCCACTACAATGGCGCAGCCTTTGGATGGTGTTGGAGCATTGTGCAAAAAATACAATGTTCTTTCCTATGCCGATGTAACGGCCACGCTGGGTGGCGTGCCTGTTTGCACGGATCGGTGGGGGATTGATGTGGTATCTGGCGGTTTGCAGAAATGTATGGGTGGGCCGCCGGGTTCTGCTCCCATTACTATTTCGGATCGGGCTGCTGAACATATTATGACCCGCCGACATGTAGAGGCCGGTATCCGCAATGCAAGCCTTACGGATGGGCAACGGCCACGTATTCCATCCAATTACTTCGATCTGGCTATGGTGATGGATTACTGGTCTGAGAAGCGGCTGAACCACCATACCGAAGCAACCACCATGTTATATGGCGCCAGAGAGGCTGCCTGTATTGTGCTGGAAGAAGGGCTGGAAAACCGTTTTGCCCGCCACAAAATGGCCAGCACGGCGCTTATTGCAGGCCTACGTGCTATGGGTCTCACCATTTTTGGTGATGATGCCTATCGTATGGCCAACGTAACGGGGGTATGGATTCCGGCCAGCGTGGATGGAGATAAAGTCCGACTGCGTATGCGTGAAGATTTTGGCATTGAAATTGGCACGGCTTTTGGCCCGCTAACGGGCAAAATTTGGCGTATTGGCACCATGGGTTACAATGCCGTTAAACACAAAGTGTTGCTGACATTGGGCGCATTGGAAGCGGCTTTAGCCGCCGAAGGGTTTAAGCCACCGCGCGGGGCTGCTGTGGATGCCGCCCTGGCATCTTGGCCGTAA
- the uraH gene encoding hydroxyisourate hydrolase produces the protein MSSLSTHVLNTVSGQPASAVQIRLFAGDTLVFTGVTNADGRCAELRNLELKPGQYRLEFEIGTYFQQQGMNLPEPLFLDIVPIVFGLGEAMHAHVPLLAAPYGYSTYRGS, from the coding sequence ATGAGCTCTCTTTCCACACATGTGCTTAATACAGTTTCTGGCCAGCCGGCCAGTGCTGTGCAAATCCGCCTTTTTGCCGGTGATACTCTTGTGTTTACAGGGGTAACAAATGCCGATGGCCGCTGTGCAGAACTCAGAAATCTTGAACTCAAACCCGGTCAGTATCGGCTGGAGTTTGAAATCGGCACCTATTTTCAGCAACAGGGCATGAATCTGCCAGAACCTCTTTTTCTGGATATCGTGCCAATTGTTTTTGGATTGGGTGAAGCCATGCACGCCCATGTGCCGCTGCTTGCTGCACCTTATGGTTATTCTACTTACAGGGGAAGCTAA
- a CDS encoding AtzE family amidohydrolase, with the protein MTHFSSALAIAEAIRSGKKSAVSTIQETLNTLRTQDNDIRCVTHIFADKALQQAHKIDAMRQAGQTLPPLAGVPFGVKDLFDIAGHVTTAGSIVLRNTPPAQKDAAIVQRLKAAGAIPVATLNMDEFAYGFATVNAHYGTTHNPHDLARMAGGSSGGSAAAVAAGFLPFALGSDTNGSIRIPASLCGVWGIKPTFGRLPRAGAYPFSASLDVVGSFASSLDDLITTFYVMDGSIPAPEPAVDTLRISRLGGWFASNLSPTLVAALNRVCASLKNSSTVDLPEVASARAASFLITAAEGGNLHLPRLRKQAEEYDPATRDRLIAGALLPSSTYLQAQRFRNWFRQKIHEIFQKTDVLIAPTVMGEAPLLDEPTIMVDGKLVSARANLGLFTQPLSLPGLPVLCLPLKNTGSLPLGLQLVAAPGQEAALFSVARALKKSGLAGCVPLPEKEMA; encoded by the coding sequence ATGACCCATTTTTCCAGCGCGCTTGCCATTGCGGAGGCTATTCGCTCTGGTAAAAAAAGTGCAGTTTCCACTATCCAGGAAACATTAAATACGTTGCGTACACAGGATAACGATATCCGATGTGTGACGCATATTTTTGCAGATAAGGCTTTGCAGCAGGCTCATAAAATAGATGCCATGCGGCAGGCGGGCCAAACCTTACCCCCTTTGGCGGGGGTACCGTTTGGCGTAAAAGATTTGTTTGATATTGCAGGTCATGTCACTACGGCAGGCTCTATTGTGCTGCGCAATACACCGCCAGCGCAAAAAGATGCCGCCATTGTGCAGCGGCTTAAAGCTGCGGGGGCTATTCCCGTGGCAACATTGAACATGGATGAATTTGCTTACGGGTTTGCAACCGTAAACGCACATTATGGCACCACCCATAACCCGCATGATCTGGCCCGTATGGCTGGCGGGTCCTCCGGTGGGTCTGCTGCGGCTGTTGCTGCGGGTTTTCTACCTTTTGCCCTTGGGTCTGATACCAACGGGTCTATTCGTATTCCGGCATCATTATGCGGTGTATGGGGGATAAAGCCCACTTTTGGCCGCCTACCCCGTGCTGGTGCCTATCCGTTTTCTGCCAGTTTGGATGTGGTGGGGAGTTTTGCATCCTCTCTGGATGATCTGATTACAACATTTTACGTGATGGATGGCAGCATTCCAGCGCCCGAACCGGCCGTCGATACACTTCGGATTTCCAGATTGGGAGGATGGTTTGCATCTAATCTATCCCCTACCCTTGTGGCTGCACTGAACCGTGTTTGCGCCAGCCTGAAAAATTCTAGCACTGTTGATTTGCCGGAAGTAGCAAGCGCACGTGCAGCATCCTTTTTGATAACAGCGGCGGAAGGTGGAAACCTGCATCTGCCCCGCCTGCGCAAACAGGCTGAAGAGTATGATCCCGCTACGCGAGACCGCTTGATTGCTGGAGCCTTGTTGCCATCATCCACTTATTTGCAGGCACAGCGGTTTAGAAACTGGTTCCGGCAGAAAATCCACGAGATATTCCAGAAAACAGATGTTCTCATAGCGCCAACGGTTATGGGAGAAGCCCCTTTGCTGGATGAGCCAACCATTATGGTGGATGGCAAACTCGTGTCTGCCCGGGCCAATCTAGGCTTGTTTACACAGCCTTTAAGCTTGCCGGGCTTGCCCGTGTTGTGTTTGCCGTTGAAAAATACAGGCTCTTTGCCACTTGGTTTACAGCTTGTTGCGGCTCCGGGGCAGGAAGCCGCGCTGTTTAGTGTTGCGCGGGCGTTGAAGAAAAGCGGCTTGGCAGGGTGCGTACCCCTGCCAGAAAAGGAAATGGCCTGA
- the uraD gene encoding 2-oxo-4-hydroxy-4-carboxy-5-ureidoimidazoline decarboxylase — translation MMCLQDVNALSPAQFVETFGSIYEHSPWVAEAAVTQRPFASLQQMQLVFSQAVQQAPESQKLALVRAHPELGHRMGIDPDLSAESTQEQGSAGLDRLSPTEYKQLRELNDAYHKKFGMPFVICVRKATKAIILEALEQRLTSSFTIELAEALKQIDAIAALRLQDKVQA, via the coding sequence ATGATGTGCTTGCAGGATGTAAACGCGCTCTCTCCCGCACAGTTTGTTGAAACATTTGGGAGCATTTACGAACACTCTCCATGGGTGGCGGAAGCGGCTGTAACGCAACGCCCCTTTGCCTCCTTGCAGCAGATGCAACTGGTCTTTTCCCAAGCCGTGCAACAGGCTCCGGAAAGCCAAAAACTGGCGTTGGTGCGTGCCCACCCAGAACTTGGCCACCGTATGGGCATAGATCCGGACTTAAGTGCTGAATCAACGCAGGAGCAGGGGAGCGCCGGGTTAGATCGGCTTTCTCCCACCGAATACAAGCAACTCCGTGAGCTGAATGACGCTTACCACAAAAAATTTGGCATGCCGTTTGTTATTTGTGTCCGCAAAGCCACCAAAGCCATTATTCTGGAAGCCTTGGAACAACGTCTGACAAGCTCCTTTACAATAGAGCTTGCAGAAGCGCTAAAGCAGATTGATGCAATAGCGGCCTTAAGATTACAGGATAAGGTGCAGGCATGA